AGGGCGGAGTCTCCTACCTGCTCGAGCAGGAGCACGGCATCGAGCTGCCGCGTCGCCTCTCCATCGAGTTCAGCCAGGTGGTGCAGGAGGTGGCCGACCGCACGGGCAAGGAGATCACCTCACAGATGATCTACCAGGCTTTCGCCGACGAGTACCTGGCCCAGACCACGCCCTTCGGCCTGGTCAGCCATCGCCTCTCCTCCGAGGCGGATAGCCCCCGGGTGAGCCTGGAGGCGACCATCGAGGAGCACGGCGAGCGGCGCAGCATCAGGGGCGAGGGCAACGGCCCGCTGGCCGCCTACATCAAGGCGCTGGCCGCTGCCGGCCACGATGTGGAGATCATCGACTACCACGAGCACTCCCGCGGCCAGGGCGCCGACGCCGAGGCGATCGCCTACGTGGAGGTGCGCATCGATGGCAAGGCGGTGTTCGGCGTCGGCACCGACGAGAGCATCACCAGCGCCTCCATGAAGGCGGTGATGAGCGCCATCAACCGCCATGTCTCCACCCAGGCCCCGGCGGCCAACGTGACCGCCGAGTCGCTGGAGGTGGCCAAGTAGCAGCGTCGCGGCTGATCCGGCGACAGGCCCCGGGACGCCGGACCGCCGAGGGGGCGCTGTGAACCCGTCCCTGGGCGCTACCGATGCCATCCCTGGCATAGGACCCCCGCTTCGGCCTGTCCCCGGCGCCGCTAGTCTTGGTGCTTGCTCCTTGTAGCTATAGCGGCGTCTTGCTTCCTTCGCCGGGGATCTCCCTGACCAATCTCGGCACCAGGAACCCCGGCAGTACCTCCCTCAGGCCCGCGACCAGTTCGCGGGCCTGGTCGTCCGGCACGTCGAAGTGGGCCGCGCCGGCTACCGGGTCGAGCACGTGGAGGTAGTAGGGCAGCACGCCGGCCTCGAAGAGCCGCTCGGAGAGCGCGGCCAGGGCGTCCACCGAGTCGTTGACCCCGCGCAGCAGCACACTCTGGTTGAGCAGGGTGGCCCCTGCCGTCTTGAGCCGGGCGCAGGCGTCGATCACGGCGTCGTCGATCTCCTGGGCGTGGTTGATATGCAGCACGATCACCTTCTGCAGGCGGGTCTTGCCGAGCCAGTCGAGCAGGCCGCCATCGATGCGGTCCGGGATCACCACCGGCAGGCGGGTGTGGATCCGCAGCCGCCGGAGGTGGGGAATGGCGTCCAGGCGCTCGACCAGCCAGGCGAGCTGGCGGTCGCTGGCCGCCAGGGGGTCGCCGCCGGAGAGGATCGCCTCGATGATCGTGGGGTCGTGTCTCAGATGGTCGAGGCTGGACTCCCACTGAGCCCGGGAGGGCGCGTTGTCGCCGTAGGGAAAGTGGCGGCGAAAGCAGTAGCGGCAGTTGACCGCGCAGGCGGGGCTGGCGATCAGGAGCACCCGGCCGGCGTACTTGTGGATCAGCCCGCGGGCCGGGGTGTGGGCCGCCTCTTCGAGGGGGTCGGCCACGAAGCCGGGTGCCGGCAGGGTCTCCTCGCCCAGCGGCAGCACCTGGCGCAGCAGGGGGTCGTGCGGGTCGCCCGGGCGCATGCGCGACAGGAAGGCCTCGGGCACGCGCACCTCGAAGAGGGCATGGCCTGCCTCGGCGCCGGGCCGCCAGGCCGCGTCGAGCCCCAGGCGCCGGCAGAGCTCGGCGGGGTCGCGAATGGCGCCCGCCAGCTGCGCCTGCCAGGCGGGCGGCGGTGCCAGCGGCTCGGCCTCGTCGTGACGCTGCAAAAGGGCGGGGCTTCGGGTTATCATGCGGCACACCAGTCAATGCGGGCGAGGCGGGCTCCTGGAAGCGTCGCCTCGTCGAAAGTCGTTTCCCAGCGCGCCGCCGGGTTCCGGGGGCGCGCTCGAACATGGGTGAGAGAAGATGGCGAACTATTCTACCAACGAATTCAAGGGCGGTCTGAAGGTGATGCTGGACGGCGATCCCTGCGCGATCGTCGAGAACGAGTTCGTGAAGCCGGGCAAGGGGCAGGCGTTCAACCGCGTCAAGCTGCGCAACCTGATCACCGGCCGCGTCTGGGAGCGCACCTTCAAGTCCGGCGAGTCCCTCGAGGGCGCCGACGTCATGGACCTCGACATGGAGTACCTCTACACCGACGGTGAGATGTGGCACTTCATGAAGACCGACGGCTCCTTCGAGCAGTACGCGGTGGAGAAGAAGGCCCTGGGCGACACCATCAAGTGGCTCAAGGAGCAGGTGGTCTACACCGTGACCCTGTGGAACGACAACGCCATCAGCGTGACCCCGCCGAACTTCATCGAGCTCGAGGTGGTCGAGACCGATCCGGGCCTCAAGGGTGACACCGCCCAGGGCGGCTCCAAGCCGGCGACCCTCTCCTCCGGCGCCGTGGTCCGTGTGCCGCTCTTCATCAACCAGGGCGAGATCCTCAAGGTGGATACGCGCAGCGGCGACTACGTCTCCCGCGCCTGAGGAAAGACGCCTCAGCCAGCGGCGTCGGGGACAGGTCGACGAGAGCATCCCAGACAAGGCCACGCTTCGGCGTGGCCTTGACGATTCCGGAGGACAGGAAATGACCGATGACTGGCGCCCCACGGCGACGATCGCGACCCTGCGCGAGCGGGCGCGGCTGCTGGCCGAGGTGCGGGCCTTCTTCGCCGAGCGCGACGTGCTGGAGGTGGAGACGCCGGTGCTGGGCCACGGCGGCAGCACCGACCTGCACCTGGCCTCGCTCTCGGCTCGGGCGACCACGCCGGCGGGACGCGAGCGGCTCTGGCTGCAGACCTCGCCGGAGTTCGCCATGAAGCGGCTGCTGGCGGCGGGGGCCGGGCCCATCTTCCAGCTGGCGCGCTGCTTCCGCGACGGCGAGGTGGGGCGGCGCCACAACCTCGAGTTCACCATGCTGGAGTGGTACCGCCCCGGCCTTACCCTCGACGCGCTGATCGAGGAGACGGCCACGCTGGTGAGCCGGGTGCTGGGTCGGGAGCCGGGGAGTGAGGCGGGGCCGCCGCGTCGTCGCCGCTACCGGACACTGTTTCGCGAGGCGCTCGCCATCGATCCCTTCACCGCGCCCCTGGCCGAGCTGCGCCGGCTGGCCGCCGACAAGGGCGAACTGGCCATGGACGACGCCCCCCGCGATGACTGCCTCGACCTGCTGATGAGTCTCGTGATCGAGCCGGGGCTGGGCCGCGAGGGCATCGAGGTGGTGGTGGACTACCCGGCCAGCCAGGCGGCGCTGGCCCGACGCCACCGCGACCCGGAGGACGGGGAGTGGGTGGCCTCGCGCTTCGAGCTCTACCTCGAGGGGCTGGAGCTCGCCAACGGCTACGACGAGCTGACCGATGCCGCCGAGCAGGCGGCGCGCTTCGATGAGGACAACGCCGCACGGCGGGCGGCGGGGCTGCCGGAGGTGGACATCGACCGGCGCCTGGTGGCGGCGCTGGCCCATGGCATGCCCGAGGGGAGCGGGGTGGCGCTGGGCATCGACCGGCTGATTCAGCTGGCGCTGGGCAAGTCGAGCGTGGCGGAGGTAATGGCCTTCGCCACGCCGCGCTGCTAGCAAGATTCCCAGGCGGCGTGGATCTGCACCGCTCGGGGCTGATCCGTCGACAGCCCTACGAGGGGGCGCTGTGAATACCTCCCTGTACGCTACCGACGCCCTGCTTCGCTCTCGCATCCTGCTCCGCTTGCAGGTCCGGTGCTGGCCATCCATGGCCAGCCCGTTCGGAGCAGTGCTCCTCACCCCTGGCGTAGGACCCCCTCTTCGGCCTGTCCCCGGCGCCCCTCGCTATGAGGAGGGGAACGCCCCCAGAGATTGACCCATCTGCACCTTGGCGCCGGGCGCGAGGCCGTCGGCGAAGGGCGAAGGCCACCGGCTCACTGAGCGCCATCACTACCGTGGAGCCGAGCTTGAAGCGGCCCATCTCCGCGCCGCGTTCCAGGTGCACCGGGGTATCGAAGCGGATGCGCTGCACGCCGCCGCGGGGCAGCGGGGTGATCTGCCCGGCCCATACCGTCTCGATGGCGGCGACGATCATCGCCCCCACCAGCACCATCACCATGGGGCCCTGCTCGGTGTCGAAGTGGCACACCAGCCGCTCGTTGCGGGCGAAGAGGTTGGGCACGTGCTCGGTGGTGGCGGCATTGACCGA
The Halomonas alkalicola DNA segment above includes these coding regions:
- the efp gene encoding elongation factor P; its protein translation is MANYSTNEFKGGLKVMLDGDPCAIVENEFVKPGKGQAFNRVKLRNLITGRVWERTFKSGESLEGADVMDLDMEYLYTDGEMWHFMKTDGSFEQYAVEKKALGDTIKWLKEQVVYTVTLWNDNAISVTPPNFIELEVVETDPGLKGDTAQGGSKPATLSSGAVVRVPLFINQGEILKVDTRSGDYVSRA
- the epmB gene encoding EF-P beta-lysylation protein EpmB translates to MITRSPALLQRHDEAEPLAPPPAWQAQLAGAIRDPAELCRRLGLDAAWRPGAEAGHALFEVRVPEAFLSRMRPGDPHDPLLRQVLPLGEETLPAPGFVADPLEEAAHTPARGLIHKYAGRVLLIASPACAVNCRYCFRRHFPYGDNAPSRAQWESSLDHLRHDPTIIEAILSGGDPLAASDRQLAWLVERLDAIPHLRRLRIHTRLPVVIPDRIDGGLLDWLGKTRLQKVIVLHINHAQEIDDAVIDACARLKTAGATLLNQSVLLRGVNDSVDALAALSERLFEAGVLPYYLHVLDPVAGAAHFDVPDDQARELVAGLREVLPGFLVPRLVREIPGEGSKTPL
- the epmA gene encoding EF-P lysine aminoacylase EpmA gives rise to the protein MTDDWRPTATIATLRERARLLAEVRAFFAERDVLEVETPVLGHGGSTDLHLASLSARATTPAGRERLWLQTSPEFAMKRLLAAGAGPIFQLARCFRDGEVGRRHNLEFTMLEWYRPGLTLDALIEETATLVSRVLGREPGSEAGPPRRRRYRTLFREALAIDPFTAPLAELRRLAADKGELAMDDAPRDDCLDLLMSLVIEPGLGREGIEVVVDYPASQAALARRHRDPEDGEWVASRFELYLEGLELANGYDELTDAAEQAARFDEDNAARRAAGLPEVDIDRRLVAALAHGMPEGSGVALGIDRLIQLALGKSSVAEVMAFATPRC